Genomic window (Myxocyprinus asiaticus isolate MX2 ecotype Aquarium Trade chromosome 26, UBuf_Myxa_2, whole genome shotgun sequence):
CAATTATTAGAGAAGAGTCAATGCTCTAGGTCAGTTATTGACagccaagaaactttaaactgggtGTGTGGTGACAGACACCTCTAACACAAATATTACAAGTTCAATTCTAAGTACTAGTAATCCAGAAACTAGAGAAATAAGTGCAGTTGTTCAGGACAGAAGATTTCTGCTTAATGAAATGTTATGCGACTACTCAATACATAATGAATTAATAGGAGTGCATGCAATATGGACAAGCAAAATTCCACAGAAAGTGCACAGATTCAAACATCCATAATTTGAAATTTGATTCACATCCCCCACCCCCTTGCATGTTggcttattaaatatttttttctaatttcatAACGCTTTCAGCCCCCCCAAAAGATAAAACCTCAGTTTAGCACACTTGAGCATATTCCACAGAAATCTACAGATACtttcctccacaaaaaaaaaaaaaaagtgttctatATAATATAACAAATTAACCTAATTAATTTAATCAGGCTTGTTTGTAAGCATCTCACCTCAGCTGAGGAATATCCAGATGAACAATCCAGCTCTGTATCACTAAGGAGATTAAACAGCACACAATTAATTATAACATTCACACACTTTCTGAACAGATTTGAATAACTGTAAGagcatgtttataactgagacaCTGACGTACCTGTCTGAATCCAGAGAGATGAGTGAATCTTCAGCTGTCTGACTCAGAGCAGCATATCCCTTATTAAACTTCACACTGCAAACAGAAGAATTACACAATAATACAAAATCCATAAATATCAATAAGGAAAAAGAacataacaatgaaaaaatatttcaaagtaaAAACTGGCATGTTTGTCCCGATAAACACATGGTCTCTTGCCTCTTTTACAGTCAGTATGTTTGACTTGGAGGAGAAATACCAATGGGTTTGATCAGTGTGACTGTGAAACACACCTGCACTCTCACAATCAAACACACTTTAATCAGTGATAATAGGCTACTCCTTGATTCACCACACAAACCAAACCGATTTACTGCAAGAGACGCAAATAAAACAAGCGGGTGCCTGCTACTGTTGAGTTTTCAACACACCTTTCAAACGAGTTTCTATGGAAGGAAAAAATCTCAATTATAATGCATATACTTGGCTCACGAAAACCGGAGGTAGATCAAATGTATTGCAGAAAATGACAgcagcatattttaaaacacagcatACAGGATGTCTGTTTATGAAAGGCATAAGACCCACTTCTTTGGTTTGTGTCGGTGTTGTTGAAGCCCAGGCCTGCCCGAGCTAAAGCCTCTGTTCTGCAGAGCTCTTCTGGCCAAGTCTCTGTGTTTCTCTGCAAATAAAGCAATACAGAGACATACAGCACAATCACACAATACGCACGTTAAATAATGACATCTATACATGACAGGAGATAAACACAACTACATATCTCTGAACACAGAGCACATTTAATCACTCAACTCGTCAACATAAAACATTAGTACATCTGTGCATTacacctatctatctatcataataTATATCTGTACATCTTGCTATCTGTACAtagcaataattaattattatataatctATTTATCTTGCTTTACAcattatgaaaaaaacatttcaaagcaAATCAGTTATTGAATACTTATGCATTTTCATCAGTACTTACGGAGTTTCACGTGGAATGCAGGTGCTTTGGACATGATATACGGTCCTCTCTTCTCCACCGCTTTGATTCTCTCATCTCCTGTCTGTGGCTGCTCACTGCTTTCAGCACTCTTATGATTAAACATGATTAGTACATTTGTGGATCAACATACTGACATGTGACAGTTTGTCCAACAAATAAGGTAACAACAACTTCATAAcatattctgttctattttccCTTCTCATTACAATTGCAATCTTTACCTATATATCATCACACCAAATCCATTAATAGAGTATATtctgtacagtatattttgtgTCATACtgtattttgtgcattgtgtatatattgtatattgtgtgagtAATGTCATGATAATTAAATATAGCTGTGTGTATGACTGTTCTTTGGAGCAAGTCGAAATCCTTATGTGACTTATAATTTCTTTTGGCAAACAAACTAAGTACAATTTACTGATGAAGATTTAGATATTCAATACTGATTCCTGGCTTACAAGGGTTTGAAATCCACCTGAATCACCCCTCAGATACAAAAACTGATAATTAAACTTTCAGCAGGAAAAAGATGAAAATATGTCTGATTTGACTAAATTCTCAATAAGAAACACAAAACACATATGACAGCATATAAAATAGCTGCTAATAAAGCTTTACTGTTCGATATCATCTGCCCGGACACATAATTAACATTTCAACGAgtattgtgtgtttttgtatgattATGAAGAGTGGAATCAAACATCAGCTTAAGATTTGAGCTacaaacacttaaaaaataaatacataaataaataaataaataaataaattaaaatgacctTCTTCCTCGCCACTGGAGACTCGTCGTCGGACAGAGTGCCCTGCTCTGCGCTCTCCTCCATGTTGTTCATGTTTGTGTCTCGAAGTGAAAGTTTAAAAATGAAATCATGTCTTAAACCGCACAGATGAAACTCACGATAACACTACAGTAAACAGATTCTTCTTCACCTGATGTCACATCCAACGCCGCTTATCGCACTGCCGCCACTCACAGGCGCTCCAGTGGTACTGCAACCTCTCAGGACCGTATCAGCGTTCACTACATTGCCCActctttgtgtctgtgtgtgaaacAGTACACAGACAATTCTAAACATTTCTGGCTATGATCAGAAAGGAAAGGAACAAGAGTGTCCTgtatgttctttaaaaaaaaataaaaaataaaaaaaa
Coding sequences:
- the LOC127416630 gene encoding protein FAM219B-like; the encoded protein is MNNMEESAEQGTLSDDESPVARKKSAESSEQPQTGDERIKAVEKRGPYIMSKAPAFHVKLQKHRDLARRALQNRGFSSGRPGLQQHRHKPKNVKFNKGYAALSQTAEDSLISLDSDSDTELDCSSGYSSAEVHPDLSRQLLKDGYHLDEIPDDEDLDLIPPKALTSSVCCCSNASSCCVQ